One window of Chitinispirillum alkaliphilum genomic DNA carries:
- a CDS encoding ribosomal RNA adenine dimethylase: protein MRKVEEGEMIFDERKPVGSTFLDLKRARKWDERSAKLESNYLEKSRRIAQQLNLTETSTVVDLGCGSGFFTLELSKFCKKILAVDISPVMLDLLSEKILSNDIPNIKCIHKGILEFLSEHDHADALILQVAFHHLPDFWKAVSIHHMARVLKPGGRVFLSDVIFSFPVSEYKEHFEELIDLIASKGDDDFTKDAVNHLLEEHSTFDWVLEGMFQKSGFMMKSKSVKSSTYCDYVFEKE, encoded by the coding sequence ATGAGAAAAGTGGAAGAGGGTGAAATGATATTCGATGAAAGAAAACCTGTAGGCTCAACATTTCTGGATCTGAAAAGAGCAAGAAAGTGGGATGAGCGCAGTGCCAAACTTGAAAGCAATTACCTGGAAAAATCTCGCCGGATTGCGCAACAGCTAAACTTAACAGAAACAAGTACTGTCGTTGATTTAGGATGCGGGAGTGGTTTTTTTACCCTTGAATTATCTAAATTTTGTAAGAAGATATTGGCTGTTGATATATCTCCTGTCATGCTGGATCTGCTGAGTGAGAAAATTCTGTCAAATGATATTCCTAATATTAAGTGCATACACAAAGGTATTTTGGAATTCCTCTCTGAGCACGATCATGCTGATGCTCTTATTTTGCAGGTGGCTTTTCATCATTTGCCGGATTTTTGGAAGGCCGTTTCTATCCACCACATGGCAAGGGTTTTAAAGCCAGGCGGCAGAGTATTTCTTTCGGATGTAATCTTTTCATTTCCAGTCTCTGAATATAAAGAACATTTTGAAGAGCTGATAGATTTAATTGCCTCTAAAGGAGATGACGATTTTACAAAGGATGCTGTAAATCATCTCCTCGAGGAACATTCCACATTTGACTGGGTTCTGGAGGGAATGTTCCAGAAAAGTGGGTTTATGATGAAATCCAAATCGGTAAAAAGTTCGACTTACTGTGATTATGTTTTTGAAAAGGAATAA
- a CDS encoding alpha/beta hydrolase, whose protein sequence is MSDFILVHGAAQGGWCWHKVKGILEGKGHTVYTPDLPGHEPQSILQPHEITFDLYVKKILDTLSEASGNVILVGHSMGGAVITKVIDILGGKKIKKAVFVSGFIPEDGEIIGELLKTDTGSELKECFEINPDKMSVRLLPESIGRIIYNGCSDEDIEYAKMRVVSQSVIPIGTPIRLSNPISIPRVGIVCTMDKSLTSEMQEMFYRRAGCEIRYLESGHAPFFFRPFELVQILLEKDCIQSPIPDLINKNKNESARA, encoded by the coding sequence ATGTCTGATTTCATTTTGGTACATGGGGCAGCACAAGGAGGATGGTGCTGGCATAAGGTAAAGGGAATACTTGAAGGAAAAGGGCACACCGTGTATACCCCCGATTTACCAGGCCACGAACCTCAAAGTATTTTGCAACCCCATGAAATAACTTTCGATCTTTATGTCAAGAAAATTCTGGATACACTATCTGAGGCAAGTGGAAATGTTATTCTTGTTGGTCATAGTATGGGTGGTGCTGTTATTACCAAAGTGATCGACATATTGGGTGGCAAAAAGATCAAAAAGGCAGTTTTCGTTTCAGGCTTTATACCCGAAGATGGTGAAATCATAGGGGAGCTGTTGAAAACTGACACCGGTTCAGAATTAAAAGAGTGCTTTGAAATCAACCCGGACAAAATGTCCGTAAGATTATTGCCCGAAAGTATCGGAAGGATTATTTACAATGGCTGTTCAGATGAAGATATCGAGTATGCCAAAATGAGAGTGGTATCTCAGTCGGTAATACCGATTGGAACTCCAATACGGCTCTCAAATCCTATATCGATACCACGTGTTGGAATAGTTTGCACAATGGATAAATCACTGACATCTGAAATGCAGGAAATGTTTTACAGAAGAGCAGGATGTGAAATACGATATTTAGAATCAGGACATGCACCTTTCTTTTTCAGGCCATTTGAGTTAGTACAGATTTTATTGGAGAAAGATTGCATACAGTCACCCATTCCAGACCTCATAAACAAGAACAAAAATGAAAGTGCGAGAGCTTAA